In the Brassica napus cultivar Da-Ae chromosome A6 unlocalized genomic scaffold, Da-Ae chrA06_Random_8, whole genome shotgun sequence genome, ACAATAAATAATTGTGATTgcttatgaattaaaaaaaattgaggtAAAAACACCATACACAAAGTCGGATCTTTAGTTCAGCCAAGTATTGCTTTTATTTATGGAGTTTTCATATCATATCATGAATTAGAAACATAATCAGATTGttagaaaaaatcagaaatcacaaaagctttaaaagaaaaaagttcaTGAAATCGATTGAAAAAAGAGAATTCAGGTGCCCactcaaaaaaatcaaattattttccACGCAACTCTAACACCCTTCACTCGATTGTATCGTGTTTTTActatatttacaaaaacaattataagaaaatacataTTATTGGTTATAATCTACGTCAGTTTTGCAACATGCCCATCAATATTGACGCGGCACCCAATCATTTTTATTGGTATTCTTAAGGTATGGTCCAATAATTATGTATGTTAAATAAGCCTAGAAtgtttgtattaaatttattttatattgttaaagTAAGTTTGGGTAAAATATCTGGATCTGAAGAACCAAACCGAAGTACATTTGCAAATAAtactaaacaaaaactaaaactgaTTAAATACTCAGATGGATCTAAAGTAATAATATCCAAATAACCAGATCCGAATCTAatccaaactaaaatatattggataccaaaaatatctaaatcaccacaatattcttaaatatgttaattattttaaattttatatctattaaatattcaaaaatacgaaaatatctaaaaattatcaGTATAGTCACAAGTAAATATCTGGAAATAACagaaaaatgttcaaaatactGAAAATGTCTATTTGTTGtccatccaaatatttaaattgaactaatttttatgtaaatttaaaaatttagtcttatattattcaatttttatgttttatattattttattttttggattttgaggaTTTAAGTATGTTTggaattttgttaaaaataaataattaagatgGATACCCGaactcgaacccgaacccgcaatgattcaaaccaaaccgaaaccaaaatttgtaaatatccaAATACGATTGAAATTTCTAATTCtaaaaatctgaaatctgaATAAATCAACTAAATCAGAACGGATATACGAATGCACATTTTTAGGAAAAGCTATACAACGAATCTTTTAGTACAacatacaatatataatataataaattatttccGCGCGGATTACTACTAATACTGTTTTGGATTGATCTTTTCCTGATTTAAATTACGATCATATAGTATCTTATAATATCTGCACCCTACCTCCGAAATAACATAACTCGTGTATTGCCGACCAAGAAGAAAATAACTTTAATTAAAGGATATAGATCATCGCGCGCGGACCAATTAATTAATGATATTCTACTATTCTGTTAAGTTATTAGCTATGCTTCGCACACGGGATAATAACAAAACTATACATTCAATTATATCTCTATAAATAACTGAAATTATTATACTTGTGAAAATATGTTGATAATAACTAAATGTaagtttaagaagaaaaaaaaaacattatcacTGGCCTGTGATTTAGCATACAACAAGTCGTTtgcttaaaagttaaaaaggaTATTGGTTTTCAAATTGCAAAATTGAATTcttatctaaactattaaaactgaagtacaaataaATCTTAACCCTAATTTTTTCTCAATAATTACCATCCAATGCCACTGACCTTAAAAATAGCAATTTCCATCAAAATTATTATGAAATTGCCTAATATTTAGCTACCTAATAAATTTAGAAGATATGCAatcattcatttatttaaaaaattaaaaaatcaattttacaatccataaaaaactataaaatagattaaatgatcagattaatttattgatttattaaaaattaaattaatcaaaatcgtttaaaattttcagaataataaaataaactcggttatattaaattaattagcatcttctaatttaattaatataataatgtatgtatttaatttttaaacgtatataaaaattaaaaacaaatacccGTGCGGAAGcacgggtcaagatctagtataTCGAGAGCCGCACATGACGTTTTGTTAATCATTTTTTgactaaattttatattatttaattaaagaatGGATGGCCATTTACAAATGATTTGGTTTGTAATCTATATAGTGCCAACAGGCATAGAAGATGAGAGCAAATGAATAAACAAAATCCTATGTCTTCGACATCAAATCAGCATGAGATAGAGTTGATGTATGAAACACCAGACGAAGGATCGAGTATTATAACCTGTTTACTTCCCTTTGAAGTTAAACGTGTGAGAAAAGATATTAGTTTGGTCTGGaggaaacagaaaaaaaaaaaattttgaagtcTTAAATTGTTAGATAATGGAATGAAGCCCTATACATAAATTCTTCCATTGTTATAAGTTTTAGAAACCAGGAGGATTCAACCCTCTCTGAGCATGCATAAATTCAAGTAGTAACtaaagatatattaaaaaaaaaaaagatactcaagcatgCAATATAGTAATTACAAACCATAtgtagaaggaaaaaaaaaaggtgcaGGTTGTCTGACTGAGATGTGTACTGAGTATAAGAAGAATCAAACTACATGAAATGTGTTGGTGACTGTGATCTCCCGCCTTTCATTTCAttggttggttggttggttTTGTTGCTCCTCAAGAAGGAAAGTTAAAGCTGCCTGTGAGTTGTTGGCTATATGATCATAGTGGCAAagtcgtcgtcttcttcttctgcatCCGTTTACCTTAGAGGTATTGAGAGCTGGATTTGCGAATGTTATTCACTGATCAAATACTACTTACTATATCGACAGTGAGATAATCATCATAATCATATTCTTCTGTTTAATTCTGTTTTTCTTCTGCAGGAATGGGCAACAAGCAGTAGATAACGAAATTACCAAGCAGGTTGTGGTCCTTCTCTTCTCTTAGGTCAATCAATCAACAAGTAACAGACAGACGGAAAAGGACACTCTTACAGCTCATGCTGCCTGAGAAGAAAAATGAcaaacagaagaagaagcccGTCGTTTAAAAGTTATATGTTTGACAGGTTGTGAAAGGGGTAGTAAGGAAGATAggaagtatttatttatttatgcgCGTACAGAGATGATGAATTGCTGAAACTCGTTGAAGAGAATCAGGTTCTTCTTGTGATTGAATTTGTAGGGGAGACAGCCTCAGGCAGGGTTGACAACCATTCACATTTGGACGCAGTTGTTGGTGATGGTCAAAAGGAAGGAAGAGAAATCAAAAGGAGTTGTGAGCTAGCTAGTTAATAGAGTTTGGACAGGTGAcctttttaaaacaacacgTTTGTTGTATTACTGTTTGCCTACTAGTTTATTTTGTGTTCTGCTGTAAAAACAAACTCTTTGTAGATTATCAATCAGTCTACTTGCGTAACAGATAAGTCAAAGATCAAATGAAAGATTTATTTACAAACTAATCAAAACCCACAACATTGTGTAAGAGCAAACAACAAGGTGAGATGATGTATTTAAAGTTTCCAAAGGAACCAAGCTCATATGTACATGAAGAAAATCAAATGAGGAAGCGAGTATAATATGTCCATGTGAAAAATGAAGAATATCACCACCATACCCCAAAGCCAAAGATCCATCTTACTACTCGTTATGTAGTGTGTATCAGAAGAGCTTGTATGTAGGATTGTACCTACCGCAGCCGTATGTGTCTTTGAAAAGCTCCGACCTTAAGCCGTTGATCTTAGCAGCGAATAGGACCACCAAAACAGATCCTACCATGCCAACGGAGAATACAAGCCAAGGGAAAGGGCGTTGCTCAGCACCTTGTGGGATCAGTGGGATCATCTTCCTATCCCTCATCACGAGATAAACAACTAGGATGGCTCCGACCATGACAAATGTAACCCCCAGTAGAAACTGTATCCTATCAAATCGCTCTGGTAAGACTGCAATGAACAGCAGAGGTATGATGCCACCACAAAAGAACACTGCAGCAGACGACGACGCATCACCCACGCATCTTCTCCAAGCTCTTCCTCTGAGACCACTAGCAAGGAAAGAAGACAACGCAGCGCTCAGCATGGACAAGCTCAAAAGCCACATCGAGAGGCGTAGGTTAACTGGCATGTCTGCTGGGTTGGCCATGAAAGATGCGACCAGTATGGCGCCATTCAAAGCACTTACGAACAGAGGGATTCTATCCACTGGGTCGTTCCTTTGCATCTCCATTATGCTGAAAAAGAAAGAGGGACTCAAGGATGAGATAAGAAGCAGTCATGCGCAAACAAGTCTCAGAgtaaatcaacaagaacaatgGCATTATACATCCCAATCACAAAACAAGAATGTGAAAAGACTCAATCTTTCCAAAGGAGAATCATAAACCCAGCAAGAAAGTGATCGGCTTTAGGCCTTTAGCGAACGTGCACGAAAGAGACAAAAAGAGCTAAGCTAAAAGATACAGAGAACCGTATGAGTACTGAGAGAATCTCAGAGGCGTAGCGTACAAGAGACAAGAGACTCTGAGTCTACTTACCGAGGAAGAGCGATGGAAGAAGGAAGGTAAGTGCGAGCTTCTCAGAGGAAGACGAAGATGAATCAGAGACTTGAGAGATAATAATCAacgtttcttttctttttggcgCTTTCGTTTCTGTTTTATACCGTGGAAAACGCCGACTTGGAAACTGCGATtgcaacagaaaaaaaaactgccTTTGACgttttaaaattagattttaatttgCTTTAATCCGGGTTGATCAGGATTTGTACGGTTAACCCGGTTCAATCATTTTCAGCCCATACTTATCTACAATGACGGACTGATTTATGTCGAATGGTAATAACTGCATGAAACTTGTTCaccaaaattataaaactattatactAATATGATATTCCCCTCACTTTTTTTAATGTAGTTTTCatagtatatatttgtttaaatgTCAAAAAATTATCAACATGTGATGTGCTAATatcaacatttttataattaaaaaatatgtaaatttaaataatctATTTATTCAAAGTAAAGCATCCAATATCTAATGAACACAGcaaaaaatgtatatttctttttctctttttggtaTTCAAATTTATGTTCTAGTGTATTCAAAATGAAGCAAAACCATCAGGGGGTGAAGTCTGAAGAATGCAAACAACATACCCACATGAAATGTATAGATCACATATATAAATGATGAAATAGATAAGTTATTCTCCATCTCTCTTTCTTAAGGTCCATTCTTTATATGTGTTTGTGCATGTATATGTGAAGGTGGCACATTTGCATAGGGTCCAAttcattttgttaaaaatttctaactatTTAGCTAGTAAAAAGGATTCACATATTTTCATGGTCcaaatttttgaaactttttcttGTATATACTATACTCAATATCAACAAAACACCAAAATTATGTTTACCATTTTCTAAAATATCAAAAGATTATTGTACACTTAATTACAACTGGATTTTGAAGGATATATTTTTGTTGactattttgatataatttgatATTATGCATGTGCTTTTCTCGGGTTTTCACAATTTGGTGAGAATGGGATGATGGGGTCTTACACAGCTCACAACCATCCTTGGAAGCAGGGGCGAAGCTACGTTAAGCtttcaaaaaatgtttcaaaaaatacgGGTTTTAATGCGGGTTGAGTTGATTACTCTGGCTTAGCACTTCTACTAATCATCGTCTTCATATACTATTTTTGTTGTTAAATAACCAGTATCATCATACCAATTAAAACCCGGTTAGCttatttttctttaagaaattaAATCCAACCCGGTTTATAGGGGTTAGTTCAAATTTGACGCGAAGAAAAGGAGAAGCAGTTTGGTGATGATGAGGCCGCAGATAGTTCTGTTCGGCGATTCAATAACGGCGCAGTCGTTCAGATCCGGCGGATGGGGATCTGCTCTCGCAGACGCGTACTCTCGCAAAGCTGATGTCGTTGTGCGTGGCTATGGAGGCTACAACACCAGATGGGCTCTCTTCTTGCTTCATCACATTTTCCCTCTCGTCAGATCTCTCTCTCGAAtccatttttgatatttttatttcttcaaaattGCCAATTGAGATCTGATCAACACACAATAATCGTTTATGAAAATTAAAGAAGTGATTCTTGTTTGAAAAAAGGACAAATTTATGTTTAAGAGATCTGACAAAACTCTTGTCATAACCAATGTATGTGTCTGCTGATGGAGTTTGGTGCTTGAATCTcagtgtctctctctctctctctctctctctctctctctctctctctctctctctctctgtctctttgATTAGGGATCTTTAACTCCACCTGTTGCTACGACCATATTCTTT is a window encoding:
- the LOC111198932 gene encoding uncharacterized protein LOC111198932 translates to MEMQRNDPVDRIPLFVSALNGAILVASFMANPADMPVNLRLSMWLLSLSMLSAALSSFLASGLRGRAWRRCVGDASSSAAVFFCGGIIPLLFIAVLPERFDRIQFLLGVTFVMVGAILVVYLVMRDRKMIPLIPQGAEQRPFPWLVFSVGMVGSVLVVLFAAKINGLRSELFKDTYGCGRYNPTYKLF